GCGGCCAGGGCGATGTACTTCATGGCCAGGTCCTTGTTGGGCGAGCCCTTCGGAATCACCCAGTAGTCCAGGTCGTAGATGCCGCCGGTCCAGGTGATCTTCAGGTTCTTGCCTTCGCGCTGGGCGGCGTCGATGCGGCCGTTGAAGGCCGTGGCCATGACCACGTCACCCGCGACCAGGAACTGCGGCGGCTGGGCGCCGGCTTCCCACCACTGGATGTTGGCCTTGAGCTCGCTCATCTTCTTGAAGGCGCGGTCGGCACCTTCCTTGGTGGCCAGCACCTTGTAGACATCCGCCGGCTTCACGCCATCGGCCATCAGCGCGAATTCCAGGTTGTAGCGCGCGCCCTTGCGCATGGCGCGCTTGCCGGGGAACTTCTTCACATCCCAGAAATCGGCCCAGGTCTTCGGAGCGGTCTTGAGCTTGTCGCCGTCATAGGCCATCACCGTGGACCACACGAAAGCGCCGACGGCGCACTCGCTCACCGCGGCCGGGATGAAGTCGGCCTTGTGCCCGACCTTGCTCCAGTCCATCTTCTCGAACAGGCCCTCGTCGCAACCGCGGGCGGCGTCCGGGCTCTCCACCTCGACCACGTCCCAGGAGACCTTCTTGGTCTCGACCATGGCCTTGATCTTGGCCTGCTCGCCGTTGTATTCGACCGAGACGATCTTCGTGCCCGTGGTCTTCTCGAAGGGCTCGACATAGGCCTTCTTCTGGGCCGCGCCGTTGGCACCACCAAAGTTCACCACGGTCAGCTGGCTTTCGGCCATGGCCGGCAGGGCGGCGAGGAGGGCGGCCGCAAGGGCCACGGAAGTCTTCAACATACGCATGTCTCCTGAGAGGAGGGTTGGGGAACTCAGCAGGTAAGGTGGAGCGGAGAGTTCGTTTCTTCTTCTGTCTTGTTCTGTCTTGTTCTGTCTTGGCTGCGCGCTCAGGCGTAGACGCGCAGGTACGGCGTGGGAATGTGCAGCCACACCGCCTGGCCGGCCACCGGCTGTTCGCCGCGGGACAGCGGCAGCTTGACGGTGGCCAGCGCCTGGCCTGCGATGGCGCATCGCAGGCGCAGGTGGTCACCGAAGTAGATGACATCGGTGATCGCGGCCTTGATCGTGTTGCCCTCGTTCTCCGGGGGCGTGAACCAGGCCTCGATGCGTTCGGGGCGGACGGAAGCCACCACCGAAGTGCCCGGGTGCACGTGATTGACGTTGATGCCGCTCAGACGTTCGCCCGAGGGCAGCACGATCTCGCAGGCGTCGTGGTTGGCGCTGGCCGTGGTGGCGGTCAGCAGGGTGCTGTCGCCCACGAAGCCCGCCACGAAGCGGTTGGACGGCGTCTCGTACAGGCGCTCGACGGCATCGATCTGCTGGATCTCGCCGTCGTTGAACACCGCCACGCGGTCGCTCATCGTCAGCGCCTCGCCCTGGTCGTGGGTGACGTAGACGAAGGTGATGCCAAGCTGGCGGTGCAGCTCCTTGAGCTCGATCTGCATGTGCTCGCGCAGCTGCTTGTCCAGCGCGCCCAGCGGCTCGTCCATCAGCACCAGCTGCGGCTGGAAGACCAGGGCGCGGGCCAGGGCCACGCGCTGCTGCTGGCCGCCCGAGAGCTGGGCGGGGTAGCGGTCACCCTTGCCCCCGAGCTGCACCATGTCCAGGGCCTTGGCCACGCGCTGGGCGATCTCGGCCTTGGGCACCTTGCGCACCGTCAACGGGTAGCCGACGTTGTCCGCCACCGTCATGTGGGGGAACAGCGCGTAGTTCTGGAACACCATGCCGAAGTTGCGCTTGTGCGGCGGTGTCTTCGTGATGGGAGCGCCATCCAACAGGATCTCGCCGGCCGTCGGGGATTCAAACCCCGCCAGCATCATCAGCGTGGTGGTCTTGCCCGAGCCGGAGGGGCCCAGCAGCGACAGGAACTCGCCGCGCTGGATCTCCAGATCGAGCGAACGGACCACCAGGCTCAGACCGTCATAGGTCTTCTGAACACCGGCGAAGCGAACCAGGGGGGGCGAACTCATGGCGTGGGGAGCCCTCGGACAATGAACTTGTGGGAGCGGGCACCACGCCGGGTGGCCGGTGCCGGGAACGAGACAGCCGGCCGGCGCTGCCTCCCGCAGCCCGCGCCGGCTTCAGTGAAGGCTTCAGGCCTGGCTGGCCGCCACCAGCGACTCTTCCAGCAGCTTCAGGCCTTCCTGCAGCAGCGCGTCCGAAGCGGTCAGCGGCACCAGCACGCGGATCACGTTGGCGTACACGCCACAGGACAGCAGGACCAGGCCGCGCTCGATGGCTTCGTTGCAGACACGCTTGGTCAGCTCGGCATCGGGCTGGTGCGGGTCGCCGTTCTTGCACAGCTCGATGGCCACCATGGCGCCCATGCCGCGCACGTCGGCGATGCTCTTGTGGCGCTGGGCCATGGCCTGGAAGCCGGTGGTCAGCAGCTCGCCGATGGCCTTGGATCGGTCCAGCAGCTTCTCTTCCTCGAACACCTCCAGCACGGCCAGTGCGGCGGCGCAGGCGATCGGGCTGCCGGCGTAGGTGCCGCCCAGGCCGCCCGGGCCCGGCTTGTCCATGATCTCGGCCTTGCCGATGACCGCCGAGATGGGGAAGCCGCCACCGATGGACTTGGCCATGGTGATCAGGTCCGGGGCCACCGGCCACTGCTCGCAGGCCAGCCAGGTACCGGTGCGGCCGGCGCCGGCCTGCACCTCGTCGGCGATCATCACGATGCCGTGCTGGTCGCACAGCGCGCGCACCGCCTTCACGAACTCGGGCGGGGCCACGTAGAAGCCGCCTTCACCCTGCACCGGCTCCAGGATGATGGCCGCCACGCGCTCGGCTTCGACGTCGTACTTGAAGATGGCTTCGATCGAGGCGATCGCATCGGCCACGCTCACGCCGTGCATGGCGTTGGGGTACTTGGCGTGGTAGATCTCGGCCGGGAAGGGGCCGAAGCCGGCCTTGTACGGAGCGACCTTGCCGGTCAGGCCCATGGTCAGCAGGGTGCGGCCATGGAAGCCGCCACCGAAGGCGATCACGGCCTGGCGCTTGGTGGCCGAGCGGGCGATCTTGATCGCGTTCTCCACGGCTTCGGCGCCGGTGGTCAGCAGGAAGGCCTTCTTGGCGAAATTGCCGGGGGCCAGAGCCACCAGGCGCTCGCACAGTTCCACATAGGGCTCATAGGCCAGCACCTGGAAGCAGGTGTGGTGGACCTTGTCGAGCTGTGCCTTGACGGCTGCGATCACCTTGGGATGCTGGTGACCGGTGTTCAGCACGGCAATGCCGCCCGAGAAATCGACGTAGCGCTTGCCTTCCACGTCCCAGACTTCGGCGTTGACCGCGCGGTCAACAAAGACGTTGTAGGTCTGGCCGACGCCGGCGGGCATGACGGCGCGGCGGCGCGCGATCAGCTCGGCGTTGTTCTGGGAAGATGGCTTGGACGAGTCGCGGGGCATGGGGTGTCTCTCCTGATCGGGCGGCGGGCACGGTGTCGGCCGCTGAACGTCGATTCTGGGAGCCATGGCGTCGGCGCTACCATGTACAGATCGCGGAAAAACACTTCTGCACTGTACAGGCCGTGAAACCGGTACAGCCGCCGTCCATGTTGTTGCAGCTCAAGCCTTCCTCCACCATCCCCCTTGTCACGCAGATCGTGGAGGGGGTGCGCGCCCTGATTGTCGAAGGGGGGCTGAGGGCGGGCACCAAGATGCCGTCCATCCGCCAGTTCGCCCAGGCCCATGGGGTGAGTGTCTTCACTGTCGTCGAAGCGTATGACCGTTTGGTGGCGATCGGCCTGCTGGTGTCGCGCCCGCACACCGGCTTCTTTGTGCGCCAGCGCCACGGCCGTGACGAAGACAGCAGCCTGGTCGCCAGCGTGGCAGGGGCGGACTTTGACGCCAAGTGGTACTTGCGCCGAATCTTCGAGCACCGCCACCTGAGCATGAAGGTGGGTTGCGGCTGGCTGCCCGGCGACTGGCTGTTCGAGGAGGGCCTGCGCAAGGCGCTGCGGGCCATGGCGGCCGAAGAGGGCGAGCTGGGTGGCTACGGCGACCCCAAGGGCTTCCGTCCGCTGCGCCAACTCATCGGCGAATCGATGGCCGAGCGCCAGGTGCAGGTGCGGCCCGAGCATGTGCTGCTGACCCAGGGCTCCAGCCAGGGCCTGGACCTGGCGCTGCGGCGCCTGGTGCGCGCGGGCGACCCGGTGCTGGTGGACGACCCGGGCTACTCCAACCTGCTGTTCTCGCTGCGCTACCAGGGCGCGCGGCTGCTGGGGGTGCCGCGCACACCGCGGGGCTACGACCTGGCCACGCTGGAGCGCCTGATCGTCGAGCACAAGCCCAAGGTCTTCTTCACCCAGCCGCGGCTGCACAGTCCCACCGGCTCGGTGGCGCCGCTGGCCCATCTGCATCGGGTGCTGCAGCTGGCCGAGGCCCACGAGCTCACCATCGTCGAGAACGACATCTACGCCGACCTGGACCCGGAGCCCCGTCCCTCGCTGGCCAGCCTGGACGAGCTGCACCGGGTCATCACCATCGGCAGCTACTCCAAGACCATCTCGCCCAACCTGCGGGTGGGCTACCTGATGGCTCACCCCGACATGGTGGAGGACCTGGCCCAGCTGAAGATGGTCTCCGGCCTCACCAGTTCGGAGCTGAGCGAGCGCCTGGCCCACGGTGCCCTGACCGAAGGGCGCTGGCGCAAGCACCTCAAGAGCCTGCGCGAGCGCCTGGCCGTCGCCCATGAGCACACCGGCAACCGCCTGGCGGCCCTGGGTTTCGAGCTGTTCGCCGAGCCCAAGGCCGGCATGTTCCTGTGGGCCCGCCACCCGGCCCTGGCCGACACCGTGGCCCTGTCCAACCAGGCCGCCGAGCGCGACATCATGCTGGGCCCGGGCCACCTGTTCAGCTGCGAGCTGGCCCCCAGCCCCTGGCTGCGCTTCAACGTGGCCTTCAGCCAGGAGCAGGCGCTGTACGACTTCCTGCAGCAGGCCCTGCACAAGGCGCCCTGAAAGGCGCGGCGCTTACACCAAACGACGCGGTGGCGCCTGCACCATCACCCTCAACGGCCTGCTCCGTGCCGAGATGAACCTGCGCACCGGGGTGTTCGGCCAGGAACGGCCGGAGATCAAGGCCGATTTCTGAATCTGTAGCTCAGGGCCTGCAGCCCGGCCTGTGCGTCGCCCACCACCAGGTGGGCAGTGCAGGCCAGCATCAGGTTGAGCGGCAGCCCGAAATCCTCGACCGTGAGCCCGTCGGCATCCCGGGCGCCGCCCAGCTGCTCCCGCAGCGTGCGTCCGTCGTCCAGATAGCCCACCACCGGTTTGCCCAGCGCCACCGCAAAGCCCACCTCGAAGGCGGTGCCCGAGTCGGGCTCCGCCCCGCGGAAATGGTTGAGGTTGGCCAGCACCGCATCCGCGCGCCGGATCAAGGCCAGGTTGGCCTCGCAGATCCAGCGCGCCGCCGCCAGGCCCTGCAGGCCCTCGGGCAGGGAGTTGTCCAGCGGGTAGAGGCCCTGCCAGCCCTGGGCGGCGCAGCAGGCCTTCAGGCGTTCGCCCTGGGCCACGGCATCGGGGCGGAAGACATCGAAACCGGCGAGGTAGACGGTGGGGGCGTGCATGCCGGCATTGTCCGCGTTGCCAGCCTGCATTCCGTCAGGACGGCAGAAAGTCCAGCGGCCACTTGACCACCATGTCGTCCACATCCTTGGCGCCGAAGTCGAACTGGCGGATGCGGGCCAGCAGCTTCTGCTCCAGCTCGGGCGTCTTCAGCTCGCTGGACACCAGGGTGCAGCCGGTGACCTGGCCGGACGGGGCGATGCGCAGCTCCACCACCACCTTGCCTTGCAACGAGGGGTCCTCGCGCAGGGCGCGGTTGTAGATGGCGTAGATGGCGCCCTTGTTGCGCTCGAAGACCAGGCGGATCTCCTCCAGCGAGCGGGCGGCCTTGCCGCTGTGGCCACGCTGCACGCTGCCACCCGCCCCCGTGCCATTGCCGCCGGTGCCCGTGCCACCGGCACCATTGCCCCCGGTGCCGCCCTTGCCGCCGCCGCCGCCAGGGCCACCGCCCCCGCCGCCACCGGCCACCCCGGCCACCAGCGTGGTGGATCGGCCGGCCAGGCCACCGCCGCCGGTGTCCTTGCTCAGGCCCGCGGTGTTGATGCCGCCGCTGCCACCGGTGGCGGTCGAGGTGATCAACGCCCGGTCGGGCAGGCCGGGCTGGGTGCCGGCGCCCACGCCCACGCCCTTGGTCGTTCCCACACCGGGGCCGGGTGTCACCTCCCTGAGTTGCACCGCCGCGGGCGCGCCCTGCAGCGCGGCCAACTGGTCTTTCATGGCCAGCAGGCCGACGCCCGAGGCACGGCGGCGGGCCTCACCGATTTCGCCCGGTGGCTTGCCTTCGACCGGCTGGCGCGCCTCGGGTACCGGGGCGGCGTTCTTCTTGCCGGCGGGGGCTGGCGCCGGGCGGGCGGCCTCTTTCTGCGGGGTAGGCGGCGCGGTCTCCGGGGTCTCCTTGACGGGCTCCTTCTGGGCCTGCTCGGCCGGCGTGGGCGCCAGCGGTTTGGGCGGGGGCGCGGCGGCCTTGTCCTTGTCCAGCAGCAGCTGGGCCATCGGTGCGGGCAGGGCCTGGGCCTCGTCCGGCTGTCGCTCGGGCAGGGTCACGAAGTGCGTGACCAGGCCCAGCAGCAGGCACAGCACGGCCACCTGGAAGAAGATGCGGCGAAAGCGCGCCTCGTCGTCCGGGGCATTGGCCCAGGCCAGCACCGGCTGGCGAAAGCTCACGGCAGCGGCGCTCATGCTTTCTCCACCTTCTGGCGCACGGCAAAGCGCACGTCGCTGAAGCCGGCCTGGGCACAGCTGGTCATCACCTTGCGCAGCAGCTGGTAGGGGATGCTCTGGTCACCCATGATGGTGACGATCTGGCTGAGCTGGGCGTTCTCGGCGCGCACCGCGCGGCGGGTCGCCTGCTGCTGTTGCAGGGCGGCGGTCAACGGGGCGATCAGGTCGGTGGGCGCGGCCTGCACGTCGGCCACACGGGCCACGGTCTTGCCGTCCACGATGATCTCCTCGGGACTGACCACCACCACCAGGGTGTCCTGGGGCGAGACCTCGGCGGTCGATTCGGGCAGGCGCACGCTCTTCGTGCTGGGCAGGATGTCCACCTCGGACGCGTTGGACAGCAGGAAGAAGATCAGGATGGTGAACACGTCGATCAGGGACACGAGGTTCATGTCCAGATCGGTGTGGTTGCGGGCCTTGCGGGCGGCCCGTTTCTGCAGGGGCGTGAGGGTGGGCACGTCAGCCTCCGTGGGCCGCGGCGGGGGTGCCGCGCGGCGCGTCGCCGATGGAGATGGCCGGGAACAGCTCGGCCTTGACGACCTTGCCGTCCTCGCGGGCGGTGCGGCCCTCGCGGGTGGCGTCCATCACCTTGACCAGCAGTTCATAGGGCGTGTCGGGCTGGGCCAGGATGGTGGCGTCCTTCTGCTCGGGGTACTTGGCCTTGACCTGCATGACCACCGCGTTGAGCGCCTTCAGGTCGGGGCCCTGGGCCGTGTGCGGGATGTGCTGGATCAGGCCGCCCACGCGGTCGCCCACGTCCAGGGCGTCCGGGCGGATGACCACCTCGAGCTGCAGGTGGTCGACCTTGAGCTGCTCCACCCCGGCGGACTTGGCCGGCAGCGACAGCTCCAGCACCGCCAGCCGGGTGAACACCGCGGTGGACAGCAGGAAGGGCACGAGCACCACGATCAGGTTGATGAAGGCCGTGACCTCCAGCGCCGCCGGTGTCTTGCGCAGGCGTCGGACTCGCATGTTGCGCTTTCTCGGGCCGGCCGCTCAGCGGCTGCCGGCTTCGGGGGCCAGGCGCTGCACCAGGTTCAGGAAGCTGATCTTGGCGGCTTCCAGGCCGTCGACGATCTCGCCGGTGCGGGCCTGCAGGAAGGCATGGATGAGCAGGAAGGGGATGGCCACGCCCAGCGCGAAGGCGGTGTTGTTCATGGCGATGGAGATGGAGCCGGACAGCAGCTCGGCCTTCTCGGCCGGGTTCACCTGGGCCACCGCCGTGAAGGCCTTGATCAGGCCCGAGATGGTGCCCAGCAGGCCCACCAGCGTGATGACGTTGGCGAAGGTGGCGATGTAGTGGGTGCGCTTCTCCAGGCGCGGCACGATTTCCATCATGCCTTCCTCCATCGACGCGTCGATGTCCTCGCGCTTGCGCGAGCTCTGCAGGCGCTGCAGGCCGTTGCTCACCAGCTTGCCCAGTGCGGCGTCGCTCTTGCTGGCCACGCTGTAGACCTCCTTCCACTGGGCCTGCTGCAGCATGGGCTGCACCTGGGCCCAAAGGGCGCTGTTCTCGCGCCGGGCGCGGCGCAGGAAGATGAAGCGCTCGATCGCGATGCTCAGCCCGATGGCCATGATGGTCAGGCTGGGGATGATGAACAGGCCGCAGTCCTGGAAGAACTTGACGATGGATTCGAAGGTGGTCATGGCGGGGAACTCCGGGGGCGCGATGCGTGGGGAAAGGGTCGAAGAGGAAATGGGGGCGGGTTCAGGGCGCGGGGGCCGATGCGGCGGTGGCCGCGGCCGTGAAGCGCTCGTTGCGGCGGAAGACCTCGCGGTCGATCGGCGAGAGCACCTCGTCGAGCACGCTGGCCGGGGGCTTGCCGGCCAGCGGATCGGTCAGCGGCTTCTTCCAGGGCACGAAGTACAGGACCTTGGGCAGCTCACGGTTGCCGATGATCTTGCTGGGCGCCACCTCGGCCTGGTCCTGGGCATGGGCGCTGGAGGTCAGCATCGCCAGGGGCAACAGCAGGCCGAGGCCGAGGGCCAGTGTGAGCGAGGGATGCGAGGTCATGGGGTGGTCTCCTTGGCGGGCGCGGAAGCAGCCTTCGGGGCGGCTTCTGCGGCGGCAGAAGGGGCGGCGGCGGGCGCCGCGGGCTTGGGCAGGCGGCGCTGCACCTCGGTGATCCATTTGCCGACCTGGGCGTCGGCGCCCAGGCCCTGCGCGGCGGCCTGCGTCTGGTACTGCTGGTACCAGCGCAGGGCCTCCTCGGGCGAGCCCAGGTAGAGGTCGTTGAGTACGCCCAGGTTCAGGGCCGCAGCGGCGCAGCTGCTGTCGGTCTTCAGGGCCTGCGCCCAGGCCTGTCCCGCAGCCACGAAGTTGCCGTCCTGCCGGGCGGCCAGACCCTGGCGGGTCAGGGCGGCGCCAGCCCCGCAGGGCGCCTCGCGCTCGGCCTTGGCCCAGCGGGCCGGGCGCAGCGTGCGCAGGGCGTCGAAGCTCTGGCGCACCCAGCGGTCGTACAGGCCCTGCGGCGCCCGGGCGGCATTGGCTTCGTGCAGGCCGATGGCCTTTTCCTCGAAGGGATAGGCCTGCTCCTCCAGCATCACGTCGTACTGTTCGCGTTCGAGCTTGCTGAGCTTGCGGGGGCGCTCGGAGTCCATCAGCGCGCGGCCGAAGTCCTGGTACAGCGCGGCGGTGCGGAAGGTGGCGGCGGTGACGGCCTCGGCCGTGCCGTAGTCGGCCACGCGGGCGTAGGCCTGCAGGGCCGTCTCCAACCGGGCCTTCTTGCTGGCCAGGCTCTTCTGCAGCGGCTCCTTGAGCGCCACGGCGCGGAAGGCCTCGCCGTCCTCGTCGGCCAGGGCCAGCGCGGCCAGTGCCGCCAGGCTGCGGCTGCGCTCGGTGCGGGCGGCGCCGCCCGCGGCCTCGGCCTGCACCAGGGTGCGCTGCCATTGGCGTTCGCGCGGGGTCTGTCCGTCCGCATGGGCCAGCAGCACCAGGTGGTTCAGGGCCTCCACGGCTTCGGGCAGGGGCTGCGGGTGGGCGCGCCAGTAGGCCTCCCAGCTGCGGGCGGCTTCGGCGCGGGCGCGGGGCGGGGCGCCGGGGGCGGCCTGGGCCTGGTCGGCCCACTGGGCGGCTTGCCAGCGGGCGGCCCGGGCGCGCTCGGGGTCCGTCTCGTTCTGCGCGATGCGCTCGGCCTCGGCCGCGGCGTCGGCCCAGCGGCCCTGCTCGCTGTAGGCCAGGGCCAGCTTGGGCGGCACCTGGGCCTGCAGGGCGTCGCGCGGGAAGCGCTGGCGGAAGTCCTCCAGCAGCTGGCTGGCACCGGCCCAGTCCTTCAGCGCCAGGCGCTGGGTGGCGGCGTCGAACTGCGCGGCCACCCGGGCGCTGGCCTCGGGGGTCTCGGTGGTGACGCGGGTGAACAGCTCGGCGGCGCGCCGGGTGTCGCCGGCTGTGCGGGCCTGCTCGCCCTGTTTGTAGAGCGAGGCGGCCAGGCGTTCGGTCAGGTCGCGTCGGCTGGCGTCGGCGGCCGGGGTCAGGGCCAGGGCCTCGCGGGTGTAGCGCTCGGCCTCGTCGAAGGCACCGTCCTCGAAGCGGGTGTGGGCCAGCACGTTCAGTGCGGTGCGGCGCTGGGCCTCGGGGGCGGCGGGCTGGCGCTGCAGCAGGGCCAGCGCGGCCGCATTGGCGCCGGGGGCGTCGCCCAGGCGGTACAGCGTCTCGGCGGCGTGGGCCTGCACGGCCGGGGCGCGGCTGTCGGCGGGGAAGGCCTGGGCGAAACGCAGCTCGCTGGCCACCTGGTCCCGCTCCAGCGCCGGGCGGTTGGCCTGCGGGGCGGCCTTCACCAGCTCGGCGCGGGCCAGCACGGCGGCGTAGCCAGCCTCGGTGCGCCGGGCCGGCGCCATGCCCGCGGGGCTGGGCTTGTCGGTCGGAGTGTCTGGTGTGTCCGGCGTTTGAGCCGGGTAGGCCGTCTGTTCGTAGGCCAGGGCGGCTTCGTCGAAGCGGCGGGCCTCGAACAGCAACTCGGCCATCAGGAAGCGGTTCTCGGCCGTCTCCGGATGGTCCGGGAAGTCGGTCAGCAGGGTGCGGTACCACTGCACGGCCTGGGCCACGTCGGCCGGCGCATGGCTTTGCTGCGCCTGGGCGTGGGCCTGCCGGGCCAGCTCGGCCAGGTGCTCGCGCACCTGGGGCTGGGCGTCCTGCCAGGCCCCGGGGTTGGCTTGGCGGTAGGGGCCGCGCGCGCCGTAGCGGGTCACGAAGTCGACCTTGACCCGCTGGGCCTGCTGGGCAAAGCCGGCCTGGGCGTAGATGCCGATCACCTCGTTCTGCAAGGCGGGCGCCTGGGCGTCCTCGGGCCGCAGCCGGGTGAAGGCCAGCAGGGTGTCGGCCGCGTCCTTGGGGCGGTCCTGCTGCAGGTAGAGCGCCGCCAGCCGCCGGTACAGCCGCACCTGGTAGTGCTGGCGCGCCGGGGTGGCGGTGACCGGTGGGATGCTGGCCGCGCCTTGCAGGTTCTCCAGCGTCAGGCTGACGACGCGGAAGCTGTCGTCCAGCAGCTCGCGGTCGGCCCGGCTCAGGCTGTCGAGCTGTTCCAGCGGCACGGCCGGGTCCTGGTCGGCCAGCTTGCCGTCGAGCACCCCCAGAAAGGCCTCGAGCGCGCCGTCGAGCTGGCCCTGCTTGAAGCGCGACCAGCCCTGCATGTAGAGCGCCCGGTCGTGGAAGACGGTGGGCTCGGGACGGGCCAGCACGGCGCTGTAGGCCTGCTCGGCCGCCGGGTACTGGCGGGCGGTGAACAGCAGCTCGCCGCGCCGGAACTGGACCTCGTCCAGATAACGGGTGGCGGGGTAGCTGGCCACCAGGCGGTCCAGCGTGGCCAGCGCGGCCTCTGGCTCGCCATCCAGTTCGTGGGCGCGGGCCAGCTGGTAGAGCACGCGGTCGTTGTCCGGGGCCTGGGGGTAGGCCTTCAGGTAGGCCTGGTAGCTGGCGATGGCCTCGCGGTGGCTGGCCTGCGGCGCCGAGGCGCCGGTGTCGGCGGCCAGCGCGCTGTCGCTGCGGTCCATCTCCAGGTCGCCCAGGCGGCGCAGGGCCTGGGCGCGCTGGCGCGGGTTGGGCTGGGCCGCCAGCAGGGCGCGCCAGGCGGCCAGGGCCTGGTCCTCGGTGCTGCGCAGCTTGCCGGTCTGGATGGCCGGGGGCGTGCGCTCGGCCAGGGTGCGCAGGGTGGGTTCGTCGTCGCCCGCCGGGCGGGACGACCACAGGCTGCAGCCGCCCAGCCAGGCGACCGAGAGGGCAGCCGCCAGGGTCGTCAGGTGGCGGGGCTCAGGGCGTCGGGGCATGCTCGGGTTCCGTCGATGCGTCACGGCCGCGATCCAGCAACTGGGCCAGGGCGTAGCGGGCCTGCTGGGCATAGCCGGCCAGGCGTTCCTGCTGTTGCCGCAGGCCGTCCTGGGCCATCCGGCTCAGGGCTTGAGCCTGCTGGGCGCTGGCCGTGGCCAGCGGGGCCTGCAGGGCCTGGATGCGGCGGGACAGTTCGTCGATGCGCTGCTGGAACTGCACGAAGCGCTGGGCCTCGTCGCGCGCGGCCTGGTCCAGGGCCTGGCGGGCGGCCTGGGCCTGTTGCAGACCCTGGGCACTGTCCCCCAGGGCCTTGCGGGCGGCCCAGCGGCGCTCCGGGTAGGCCTGGCTCAGGTCCCAGGCCAGCAGGCCCTGCAGGACGCGCAGGCGTTCGGCGGCGTCCTGCAGCGTGGCGGCGGGCGCGTCCGGGCTGGCGGGCGCGGCCTGCAGTCGGGCCAGGGTGTCGCGGGCGCGGTCGGCCCGCTGCAGCAGGGCGCGCTGGGCCGCGTCGGCAAAGGCGCGGCCATCGGCGTCCGCCTCGGCCTGGGCCAGTTCGCCGTCGAGCTGCTGCTGGCGCGGCAGCAGCGCGGCCGGGTCCAGTTGCTGGCGCTGGCTGGCCACGTCGGGCAGGCGCTCCAGGAAGGCCTTGCGGCGTTCGTCCAGCATGGTGCGGTAGACGGCCAGGGTCTCCTGCCAGGCGGCCAGGTTGTCCTGCAGGAAGCGCAGGTCGCGCCAGGTCTTGAAGCTCTCCTGGAAGGCGTGGCCGGCCAGGGCCGGGGCCAGCAGGCGCAGGTGCGGCAGGTGGTGCACGTCCTCGGCGTTGCGGAACCAGGCCATCTCCACGCCCGGGTTGCGGGCCAGCAGTTCGTCCAGCCAGGCCGGGTCGTCCAGCGCGGCGATGGCCTCGCCCAGGCGCTGGTCTTCGTCCTGGTAGCTGCCCAGGGCCGACTGGTAGCCGTCGCGGGCCTGGGTGTCGGCCCCCAGCTCGGCCAGGGCGTAGGACACCGCCAGGCGGGCCTCCTGCACGGCGGGCTGGGAGGGGTCGCGCTGGGCCAGCTCGGTCCAGGAC
This sequence is a window from Ideonella dechloratans. Protein-coding genes within it:
- a CDS encoding ABC transporter substrate-binding protein; its protein translation is MLKTSVALAAALLAALPAMAESQLTVVNFGGANGAAQKKAYVEPFEKTTGTKIVSVEYNGEQAKIKAMVETKKVSWDVVEVESPDAARGCDEGLFEKMDWSKVGHKADFIPAAVSECAVGAFVWSTVMAYDGDKLKTAPKTWADFWDVKKFPGKRAMRKGARYNLEFALMADGVKPADVYKVLATKEGADRAFKKMSELKANIQWWEAGAQPPQFLVAGDVVMATAFNGRIDAAQREGKNLKITWTGGIYDLDYWVIPKGSPNKDLAMKYIALAASPDAQAEYARNISYGPTNNKALSKLDAKVLALLPTSPANAKDSLKFDIGFWADQGEALEKRFASWAAQ
- a CDS encoding ABC transporter ATP-binding protein; this encodes MSSPPLVRFAGVQKTYDGLSLVVRSLDLEIQRGEFLSLLGPSGSGKTTTLMMLAGFESPTAGEILLDGAPITKTPPHKRNFGMVFQNYALFPHMTVADNVGYPLTVRKVPKAEIAQRVAKALDMVQLGGKGDRYPAQLSGGQQQRVALARALVFQPQLVLMDEPLGALDKQLREHMQIELKELHRQLGITFVYVTHDQGEALTMSDRVAVFNDGEIQQIDAVERLYETPSNRFVAGFVGDSTLLTATTASANHDACEIVLPSGERLSGINVNHVHPGTSVVASVRPERIEAWFTPPENEGNTIKAAITDVIYFGDHLRLRCAIAGQALATVKLPLSRGEQPVAGQAVWLHIPTPYLRVYA
- the gabT gene encoding 4-aminobutyrate--2-oxoglutarate transaminase, whose product is MPRDSSKPSSQNNAELIARRRAVMPAGVGQTYNVFVDRAVNAEVWDVEGKRYVDFSGGIAVLNTGHQHPKVIAAVKAQLDKVHHTCFQVLAYEPYVELCERLVALAPGNFAKKAFLLTTGAEAVENAIKIARSATKRQAVIAFGGGFHGRTLLTMGLTGKVAPYKAGFGPFPAEIYHAKYPNAMHGVSVADAIASIEAIFKYDVEAERVAAIILEPVQGEGGFYVAPPEFVKAVRALCDQHGIVMIADEVQAGAGRTGTWLACEQWPVAPDLITMAKSIGGGFPISAVIGKAEIMDKPGPGGLGGTYAGSPIACAAALAVLEVFEEEKLLDRSKAIGELLTTGFQAMAQRHKSIADVRGMGAMVAIELCKNGDPHQPDAELTKRVCNEAIERGLVLLSCGVYANVIRVLVPLTASDALLQEGLKLLEESLVAASQA
- a CDS encoding aminotransferase-like domain-containing protein; translation: MLQLKPSSTIPLVTQIVEGVRALIVEGGLRAGTKMPSIRQFAQAHGVSVFTVVEAYDRLVAIGLLVSRPHTGFFVRQRHGRDEDSSLVASVAGADFDAKWYLRRIFEHRHLSMKVGCGWLPGDWLFEEGLRKALRAMAAEEGELGGYGDPKGFRPLRQLIGESMAERQVQVRPEHVLLTQGSSQGLDLALRRLVRAGDPVLVDDPGYSNLLFSLRYQGARLLGVPRTPRGYDLATLERLIVEHKPKVFFTQPRLHSPTGSVAPLAHLHRVLQLAEAHELTIVENDIYADLDPEPRPSLASLDELHRVITIGSYSKTISPNLRVGYLMAHPDMVEDLAQLKMVSGLTSSELSERLAHGALTEGRWRKHLKSLRERLAVAHEHTGNRLAALGFELFAEPKAGMFLWARHPALADTVALSNQAAERDIMLGPGHLFSCELAPSPWLRFNVAFSQEQALYDFLQQALHKAP
- a CDS encoding nucleoside 2-deoxyribosyltransferase, yielding MHAPTVYLAGFDVFRPDAVAQGERLKACCAAQGWQGLYPLDNSLPEGLQGLAAARWICEANLALIRRADAVLANLNHFRGAEPDSGTAFEVGFAVALGKPVVGYLDDGRTLREQLGGARDADGLTVEDFGLPLNLMLACTAHLVVGDAQAGLQALSYRFRNRP
- a CDS encoding AgmX/PglI C-terminal domain-containing protein, whose translation is MSAAAVSFRQPVLAWANAPDDEARFRRIFFQVAVLCLLLGLVTHFVTLPERQPDEAQALPAPMAQLLLDKDKAAAPPPKPLAPTPAEQAQKEPVKETPETAPPTPQKEAARPAPAPAGKKNAAPVPEARQPVEGKPPGEIGEARRRASGVGLLAMKDQLAALQGAPAAVQLREVTPGPGVGTTKGVGVGAGTQPGLPDRALITSTATGGSGGINTAGLSKDTGGGGLAGRSTTLVAGVAGGGGGGGPGGGGGKGGTGGNGAGGTGTGGNGTGAGGSVQRGHSGKAARSLEEIRLVFERNKGAIYAIYNRALREDPSLQGKVVVELRIAPSGQVTGCTLVSSELKTPELEQKLLARIRQFDFGAKDVDDMVVKWPLDFLPS
- a CDS encoding ExbD/TolR family protein, producing MPTLTPLQKRAARKARNHTDLDMNLVSLIDVFTILIFFLLSNASEVDILPSTKSVRLPESTAEVSPQDTLVVVVSPEEIIVDGKTVARVADVQAAPTDLIAPLTAALQQQQATRRAVRAENAQLSQIVTIMGDQSIPYQLLRKVMTSCAQAGFSDVRFAVRQKVEKA